The Anaerohalosphaeraceae bacterium genome includes a window with the following:
- the argC gene encoding N-acetyl-gamma-glutamyl-phosphate reductase — protein MVRVAIIGASGYTGLEAIEILLRHPRAELTYLTALPEECGPAAEVFGQLRGRLDMPIEPLDMNKLAEKAEAVLCCLPHKVSMSFVPKLLAAGLKVVDFSADYRLRDAAVYEKYYVPHTDKENLAHAVYGLPEMNRKQIPSARLIANPGCFPTGALLALLPVLREGLIEPKGIIVNAVTGVSGGGKNPSPVFHFPAMNENLLPYGVGTHRHMPEMEQVASDAAGKPVEILFQPHVGPFDRGILSSVYAEPTKAVSSSELLELYRTFYQKEPFVQVLSKPPALKHVAKSNYCHLFPTVVKGRLVIFSAIDNLIKGASGQAIQNLNLLYGFEETLGLK, from the coding sequence ATGGTTCGTGTTGCGATTATCGGTGCAAGCGGCTACACAGGGCTGGAAGCCATTGAAATTCTGCTGCGTCATCCTCGAGCGGAACTGACATATTTAACTGCGCTGCCGGAGGAATGCGGGCCGGCGGCGGAAGTTTTCGGACAGCTCCGGGGACGTCTGGATATGCCCATCGAGCCGCTGGATATGAACAAACTGGCGGAAAAGGCCGAGGCGGTTTTGTGCTGTCTGCCGCATAAGGTTTCGATGAGTTTCGTTCCCAAGCTGCTGGCGGCGGGGCTGAAGGTTGTGGATTTCAGCGCCGACTACCGCCTGCGCGATGCGGCCGTGTATGAAAAATATTATGTGCCCCATACGGATAAGGAAAACCTGGCTCACGCCGTGTACGGGCTTCCGGAGATGAATCGAAAGCAGATTCCCTCCGCCCGACTGATTGCCAACCCCGGCTGTTTTCCGACCGGCGCCCTGCTGGCTTTGCTGCCGGTGCTCCGCGAAGGCCTGATTGAGCCCAAGGGAATCATCGTGAATGCCGTCACGGGTGTCTCCGGCGGCGGCAAAAATCCGAGCCCTGTGTTTCATTTTCCGGCGATGAACGAAAACCTGCTGCCGTACGGCGTCGGGACTCATCGCCATATGCCGGAGATGGAGCAGGTGGCTTCGGATGCAGCCGGCAAGCCCGTGGAAATCCTCTTTCAGCCCCATGTCGGACCGTTTGACCGCGGCATTCTTTCCTCGGTTTACGCCGAACCCACAAAGGCCGTCTCGTCTTCCGAGCTGCTTGAACTCTATCGGACTTTTTATCAGAAAGAGCCGTTTGTACAGGTTCTCTCCAAGCCGCCGGCGCTCAAACACGTGGCCAAGAGCAACTACTGCCATCTTTTCCCCACGGTTGTAAAGGGCCGTCTTGTGATTTTCTCGGCTATCGACAACCTGATTAAAGGGGCCTCCGGTCAGGCCATTCAGAATTTGAACTTGCTGTACGGTTTTGAAGAGACCCTCGGACTGAAATAA
- the ribD gene encoding bifunctional diaminohydroxyphosphoribosylaminopyrimidine deaminase/5-amino-6-(5-phosphoribosylamino)uracil reductase RibD, with product MDAEQAMRRALELARQGLGRVEPNPAVGCVIVKDGRLIGEGWHREFGGPHAEIEALRDCLRRGNDPKGAAVYVTLEPCCFTGKTGPCTKALIEAGVAKVIAAMEDPFPKVSGRGFQELRQAGIFTEAGLCRKEAESLNAPYLKHIRTGRPWVILKWAQSLDGKLARRNPSQSGRWISNEACRRHVHQLRRKVQGILTGIQTVLQDNPQLTVRLDEPVRRPPVRIVLDSRLRIPLDCRLLNVQEAPTWVFTTRASFQREPQKILQLRQAGVEVLEAEQKEQRCDLADVLEQAGKRGLQQILVEAGPTLLTEFLRQNLADEVYVYVASLLLGQGGTADLSAAISSLGPLELRQPTLQIMEDNVLISARLSSG from the coding sequence ATGGATGCAGAACAGGCCATGCGGCGGGCACTGGAGCTGGCGCGGCAGGGACTGGGCCGGGTCGAGCCGAATCCGGCTGTCGGGTGTGTGATTGTCAAAGACGGCCGGCTGATTGGCGAAGGATGGCATCGGGAATTTGGGGGACCGCACGCCGAAATCGAGGCCCTTCGGGATTGCCTGCGGCGGGGAAATGACCCGAAGGGGGCTGCGGTCTATGTGACCCTCGAGCCCTGCTGCTTTACCGGCAAAACCGGCCCCTGTACGAAAGCCCTCATAGAAGCCGGGGTTGCCAAGGTAATTGCCGCGATGGAAGACCCGTTCCCGAAGGTCAGCGGCCGGGGATTCCAAGAACTTCGGCAGGCGGGGATTTTTACGGAGGCGGGGCTGTGCCGAAAAGAGGCCGAATCGCTCAACGCTCCCTATCTGAAACATATCCGAACCGGCCGGCCCTGGGTGATTCTCAAATGGGCCCAAAGTCTCGATGGAAAACTCGCCCGCCGAAATCCGTCCCAATCTGGCCGGTGGATTTCCAACGAAGCGTGCCGACGGCATGTGCATCAGCTCCGCAGAAAAGTGCAGGGGATTTTAACGGGAATTCAAACCGTTCTGCAGGATAATCCCCAACTGACCGTCCGCTTGGATGAGCCGGTTCGAAGACCGCCGGTCCGGATTGTACTGGACAGCCGATTGCGGATTCCGCTGGATTGCCGGCTTTTGAATGTTCAGGAAGCCCCGACGTGGGTGTTCACAACCCGTGCTTCCTTCCAGAGAGAGCCGCAGAAGATCCTTCAGCTTCGGCAGGCAGGGGTGGAGGTCCTCGAGGCCGAGCAGAAAGAGCAGCGGTGTGATTTGGCAGATGTGCTGGAGCAGGCAGGCAAACGGGGGCTTCAGCAGATTCTGGTGGAGGCCGGGCCGACCCTGCTGACGGAGTTTCTCCGGCAAAATCTGGCGGATGAGGTGTATGTTTATGTGGCTTCGCTTCTGCTCGGGCAGGGGGGCACGGCGGATTTGTCGGCGGCGATATCCTCGCTTGGGCCGCTGGAACTTCGACAGCCGACTCTTCAGATTATGGAGGATAATGTTCTGATTTCCGCCCGTTTATCGTCCGGCTGA
- a CDS encoding bifunctional riboflavin kinase/FAD synthetase encodes MRILSDAEIKELAPKGAVLTIGNFDGVHRGHQAILRTARQAADRFASPLVVITFDPHPAAVLHPEKSPGVLTPLPLKAVLLEQCGVDVLIVIRDTLSLLNQSPKDFVSRFLVPSLAPRTIVEGPNFTFGYGRSGTLQILRQLGQEYGFEVLEVPYTTVHLNQDQRSIICSSSTVRRLLEDGKAAHAAQILSRPYRLVGTTIPGRGIGRTLGFPTANLKPAEQIIPSEGVYAGFVAVGDSLEEVCRQPARRPAAFSIGRAKTFVTDHPLLLEAHLLESNVEDLSRKYLAMDFVEWLRNQQRFESREELIRQIALDCQKARQILSDSAGR; translated from the coding sequence ATGAGAATTCTTTCTGACGCAGAAATAAAAGAGCTGGCGCCCAAAGGGGCCGTTTTGACAATCGGAAACTTCGATGGGGTTCATCGGGGCCACCAGGCTATCCTTCGGACGGCACGGCAAGCCGCAGACCGGTTCGCTTCTCCGCTGGTTGTGATAACGTTCGACCCCCATCCGGCCGCTGTACTGCATCCGGAGAAAAGCCCCGGGGTCCTGACCCCCCTGCCGCTGAAGGCCGTTCTGCTGGAGCAGTGCGGTGTGGACGTGCTGATTGTGATTCGAGATACCCTTTCGCTTCTGAATCAGTCGCCGAAGGACTTCGTGAGCCGCTTTCTCGTACCTTCTTTGGCCCCGCGCACCATTGTGGAAGGCCCTAATTTCACGTTCGGCTACGGGCGAAGCGGAACCCTCCAGATACTCCGACAGCTCGGACAGGAATATGGTTTTGAAGTGCTCGAGGTACCGTATACCACCGTTCATCTGAATCAGGACCAGCGCAGCATCATTTGTTCCAGTTCCACCGTTCGCCGGCTCCTCGAAGACGGCAAGGCGGCCCACGCCGCCCAAATTCTCTCACGCCCGTATCGTCTTGTCGGAACAACCATCCCAGGACGAGGCATCGGCAGAACCCTTGGTTTCCCAACCGCTAATCTCAAGCCCGCAGAACAGATTATCCCTTCTGAAGGGGTCTATGCCGGCTTTGTCGCCGTGGGAGATTCTCTGGAAGAGGTCTGCCGGCAGCCGGCTCGAAGACCAGCGGCCTTCAGCATCGGACGGGCCAAGACTTTTGTGACCGACCACCCTCTTCTGCTGGAAGCCCATCTGCTCGAGTCGAATGTTGAGGACCTAAGCCGAAAATATTTAGCGATGGACTTTGTCGAATGGCTGCGCAATCAGCAGCGTTTTGAATCGCGGGAAGAGCTTATCCGGCAAATCGCCCTCGACTGCCAAAAAGCCCGGCAGATTTTGTCTGATTCAGCCGGACGATAA
- a CDS encoding RidA family protein encodes MRKAIQTERAPKALGPYSQAVQVGQTLYVSGQLGIDPAAGRLVDGGTADQARQALLNIQAIVTAAGFSMQDVVQVQIFLTDMADFSSVNEVYKTFFQEPYPARAAVQAAGLPAGARIEILAVAQKSSGVSLRRPGLSAARAAEHPYAEEYL; translated from the coding sequence ATGCGAAAAGCGATTCAGACGGAGCGGGCCCCGAAAGCACTCGGCCCGTATTCGCAGGCGGTTCAGGTCGGACAAACCCTATACGTATCGGGGCAGCTGGGGATTGACCCGGCTGCCGGACGGCTGGTGGACGGCGGGACCGCCGACCAGGCCCGTCAGGCCCTTCTGAATATTCAGGCAATTGTCACGGCAGCCGGTTTTTCCATGCAGGATGTCGTGCAAGTTCAGATTTTTCTGACGGATATGGCCGATTTTTCCAGTGTCAATGAGGTGTACAAGACCTTTTTCCAGGAACCGTATCCGGCCCGTGCAGCCGTTCAGGCGGCCGGGCTGCCTGCGGGGGCACGCATTGAGATTTTGGCGGTGGCGCAGAAATCCTCCGGCGTTTCCCTGCGGCGTCCGGGCCTTTCCGCCGCTCGCGCCGCTGAGCATCCGTATGCGGAAGAATACCTTTGA
- a CDS encoding DUF4954 family protein, with translation MKTPSPLPGLPPGLFPSLSFSAERRRLSGGIWSFSFASRQNSRYNPARQEQKGNCLRWDKFMNQPSPYRPLQEKEIEVLTAQGCTALNWSQVEVLDGFHPAFVHHVHFSGPVRLGAFEAVSKEDTGIARPVGLYHVSLYNVTIGSNVRISGVRDILANYVIEDDVWIEDVACLQCSGQSTFGNGTPACVVNENGRRAIPLFERLSSQLAYLLAFYRHRPLLIERLKHLIEDAIEETKTPFGWIRKNARILHCGVLHDVCVGPSARIEGAVLLENGTIRSDPSDPTYVGPGVIANDFILCEGSRVRNFVILRRCFIGQGTELSRSFTAQDSVFFANCSMGQGQAYSLFAGPFTVSQHKSTLLIAGLCSFFNAGSGTNQANHMYRLGPNQQGIFERGVKTGSGAFLAWPARIGAFSIVLGRHNEHFDTSDLPFSYIIEHPGGSVLYPGQNLANIGLIRDQMKWRQRDIRKAPTKLDAVISDVMTPYIARKLKRGIQLLSKLLAQNPSGSESVSYQNLKICLPQRGLELYQWALQQYLGRVLIRRLSSQKFISLIDLRDKLTGSVNLGEGDWVDCGGLIVPSAVLETLLLDIENERIDTIHAVEVRLQSLFKNFAEYEWAWVKECLESELGKPVRQWTIEDLLSILENTGNASRQIVLAQTEDAKKEFEPDMRIGCGIDDPDRFASEDFAAVCGTLEQDPIIQKFQSQLDQEKNTIEQLTEKLKALQ, from the coding sequence ATGAAAACCCCATCTCCTCTCCCCGGGCTGCCGCCGGGGCTGTTTCCTTCACTGAGTTTTTCCGCTGAGCGCCGGCGGCTGTCCGGAGGCATTTGGTCTTTTTCGTTTGCCAGCCGGCAAAACAGCCGCTACAATCCTGCCCGACAGGAACAAAAAGGCAACTGTTTAAGATGGGATAAATTTATGAACCAGCCGAGTCCATACAGACCCCTGCAGGAGAAAGAAATTGAGGTCCTCACCGCTCAGGGCTGCACAGCCCTGAACTGGAGCCAAGTGGAGGTTCTGGACGGATTTCATCCTGCTTTTGTTCATCATGTTCACTTTTCCGGCCCTGTACGTCTGGGGGCGTTCGAAGCGGTCTCGAAGGAGGATACCGGCATTGCCCGCCCCGTCGGACTCTACCATGTGAGTCTTTACAACGTAACTATCGGTAGCAACGTCCGCATCAGCGGGGTTCGGGATATTCTGGCCAACTACGTGATTGAAGACGACGTCTGGATAGAAGATGTCGCCTGTCTTCAGTGCAGCGGACAAAGCACCTTCGGCAACGGCACGCCGGCCTGTGTGGTAAACGAAAACGGCCGACGCGCCATCCCGCTCTTTGAGCGGCTCAGCAGCCAGCTGGCCTATCTTCTGGCCTTTTACCGGCATCGTCCCCTGCTCATTGAGCGATTAAAACATCTCATCGAAGATGCGATTGAGGAAACAAAAACTCCCTTTGGGTGGATTCGCAAAAATGCCCGGATTCTTCACTGCGGAGTCCTTCACGATGTCTGCGTGGGACCGTCAGCCCGGATAGAGGGGGCGGTTCTGCTGGAAAACGGCACCATCCGAAGCGACCCGTCGGACCCGACTTATGTCGGGCCGGGTGTGATTGCGAACGATTTTATTCTCTGTGAGGGCAGCCGCGTGCGGAACTTCGTGATTCTGCGGCGATGCTTTATCGGTCAGGGCACAGAACTGTCCCGTTCGTTTACGGCGCAGGATTCGGTGTTTTTTGCCAACTGCTCAATGGGACAGGGCCAGGCCTACTCGCTGTTCGCCGGTCCATTTACGGTCAGCCAGCATAAATCCACCCTGCTCATCGCAGGTTTGTGCAGTTTCTTCAATGCCGGCAGCGGCACCAACCAGGCCAACCATATGTACCGGCTCGGCCCCAATCAGCAGGGCATCTTCGAACGCGGCGTAAAAACCGGTTCCGGGGCTTTCCTCGCCTGGCCGGCCCGAATCGGCGCCTTTTCCATCGTGCTCGGACGGCACAATGAACACTTCGACACCTCCGACCTGCCTTTCTCTTACATCATTGAGCATCCGGGCGGCAGTGTGCTGTATCCGGGACAGAATCTGGCAAACATCGGGCTTATCCGTGACCAGATGAAATGGCGTCAGCGGGATATACGCAAGGCCCCAACCAAACTCGATGCGGTCATCAGCGATGTGATGACTCCGTACATCGCCCGCAAGCTCAAACGAGGAATTCAGCTCCTTTCCAAACTGCTTGCACAGAATCCTTCCGGGTCCGAGTCTGTCTCTTATCAGAATCTGAAAATTTGTCTGCCTCAGCGGGGGCTTGAACTCTATCAATGGGCCCTTCAACAGTATCTCGGACGCGTACTCATTCGCCGTCTGTCTTCACAAAAATTTATTTCCCTGATTGACCTCCGTGATAAATTGACCGGCTCAGTCAATCTGGGCGAAGGGGACTGGGTGGACTGCGGCGGCCTGATTGTACCCTCGGCTGTACTCGAAACACTCCTGCTCGATATCGAAAACGAACGCATCGATACCATCCACGCCGTCGAAGTGCGTCTTCAGTCTCTCTTTAAAAACTTCGCCGAATATGAATGGGCCTGGGTCAAGGAATGCCTCGAATCAGAATTAGGCAAACCCGTCCGCCAGTGGACGATTGAAGACCTCCTGTCCATTCTCGAAAACACGGGGAATGCATCCCGTCAGATTGTCCTGGCCCAAACGGAAGATGCCAAAAAAGAATTTGAGCCCGATATGCGGATCGGCTGCGGAATCGACGACCCGGACCGGTTTGCGTCGGAGGATTTTGCCGCCGTGTGCGGAACGCTGGAGCAGGATCCGATTATTCAGAAATTCCAGTCGCAGCTGGACCAGGAAAAGAACACCATCGAGCAGCTGACGGAAAAACTCAAAGCGCTGCAGTAA
- the thiE gene encoding thiamine phosphate synthase — protein sequence MERRIYRIIDADFNRAREALRTMEEFCRFVLDDSALSARAKQMRHHLCAQIARLDTEKLLAQRDSQNDVGRTLQIESPQQRRTFTDVFLAAAKRASEALRVLTETAQLACPDIAGPLEQIRFDVYTLEKDVLGRLPAVRFRDVRLYVLIPARKDLPDSRTLELAELCLQGGVDALQLRAEDIPDARLFRLAEQFAALCRSHGCISIINDRADIAAAAEADGVHLGIEDLPAPQARKLFLKPALIGLTAHSEEEVRQAVDAGADYVGIGPCFPSPTKPQLTPAGPDYIRRALAILKDTSVAHVAIGGITLDNLPGLLQIGVRAVALSSAVCAAPDPLAACRQFKSLLKNGRETTDFTTSL from the coding sequence ATGGAGCGACGAATCTATCGAATCATCGACGCCGATTTCAATCGTGCGAGGGAGGCCCTCCGCACGATGGAGGAGTTCTGCCGGTTTGTGCTGGACGATTCGGCCCTGTCCGCCCGAGCCAAACAGATGCGACACCACCTCTGCGCACAAATCGCCCGGCTGGATACCGAAAAACTGCTCGCCCAGCGCGACAGCCAAAACGATGTCGGCCGGACCCTGCAAATCGAATCCCCCCAGCAGCGCCGCACGTTCACCGATGTCTTTCTGGCCGCCGCCAAACGTGCCTCGGAAGCCCTGCGGGTCCTGACTGAAACGGCGCAGCTGGCCTGTCCGGATATCGCCGGCCCGCTCGAACAAATCCGATTTGACGTCTATACGCTCGAAAAAGATGTTCTCGGACGTCTGCCTGCGGTGCGATTCCGCGACGTGCGGCTGTATGTGCTTATCCCGGCCCGCAAAGACCTGCCCGACAGCCGCACGCTCGAATTGGCCGAGCTGTGCCTGCAGGGCGGGGTCGACGCCCTTCAGCTTCGCGCCGAAGACATCCCCGACGCGCGGCTCTTTCGACTGGCCGAACAATTTGCCGCTCTCTGCCGCTCACACGGCTGCATCAGCATCATCAATGACCGTGCGGACATCGCCGCCGCCGCAGAGGCCGATGGCGTCCATCTGGGCATCGAGGACCTGCCGGCCCCTCAGGCCCGCAAGCTCTTCCTCAAACCCGCTCTCATCGGCCTGACCGCCCACAGCGAAGAGGAGGTTCGCCAAGCCGTTGACGCCGGCGCTGACTATGTCGGCATCGGCCCCTGCTTTCCCAGCCCCACCAAGCCCCAGCTGACCCCCGCCGGGCCGGACTATATCCGCCGAGCCCTAGCCATCCTGAAGGATACCTCCGTCGCCCACGTCGCCATCGGCGGCATCACGCTCGACAACCTGCCCGGCCTGCTGCAAATCGGCGTCCGCGCCGTCGCCCTCTCGTCCGCCGTCTGCGCCGCACCCGACCCGCTGGCCGCCTGCCGACAATTTAAATCGCTCCTGAAGAATGGAAGGGAAACCACAGATTTCACAACAAGTTTATAA